A single window of Gossypium arboreum isolate Shixiya-1 chromosome 13, ASM2569848v2, whole genome shotgun sequence DNA harbors:
- the LOC108484446 gene encoding metallothionein-like protein 1, which translates to MSSGCNCGSNCSCGDNCSCSRNLNLGYSEKTTSTQTIISGVAPVKMTFEGPEMSTTESGHGCKCGSNCSCDPCNC; encoded by the exons ATGTCTTCAGGTTGCAATTGCGGATCTAACTGCAGCTGCGGTGACAACTGCTC ATGCAGCAGGAACCTTAACCTTGGATATTCGGAGAAGACAACCAGCACTCAGACCATCATCTCCGGAGTTGCGCCAGTGAAGAT GACCTTTGAGGGACCAGAGATGAGCACTACTGAATCAGGACATGGATGCAAGTGTGGATCAAACTGCTCTTGTGATCCATGCAACTGTTGA